One genomic window of Mercenaria mercenaria strain notata chromosome 2, MADL_Memer_1, whole genome shotgun sequence includes the following:
- the LOC123562672 gene encoding beta-1,3-galactosyltransferase 1-like translates to MAFLNIKTTRKCVLKYLILATVAAVLASVYKNMLTLRTYYDHYNLDDRSYYEDVDLKYPVKVQPNLIRLINPSNPMYPLTINAPYLIENPDLCRSVQNLTVLVVFNTATDHFERRQAIRNTWTNDSYYSDLATVRVLFLLGRTTNRIVQAGIEMEFKEHKDILQGDFIDSYYNLTHKGVMGFKWITERCRNADMILKMDDDILVNMFIYLYRLRHVKAVQTTNVYCDYQPGIISRDSKYKWYAGENHFRGVKSYLSFCKGKFVSMTNDIMPSLYLSASKTPFFHLDDVLLFGYVMHKVPGLHYQTLAEEDMQDNSLEAKQCLNIKREKCPYFVIQVGSVVDMADIWSTILKHFK, encoded by the coding sequence ATGGCGTTTCTGAACATTAAGACGACAAGAAAGTGTGTTCTTAAATACCTAATTTTGGCTACAGTTGCTGCAGTACTTGCTTCAGTGTATAAAAACATGCTTACTTTACGAACCTACTACGACCACTATAACCTGGATGATCGTTCTTATTACGAAGATGTTGACTTGAAGTACCCAGTTAAAGTACAGCCAAATTTAATTCGACTTATAAATCCGTCAAATCCAATGTACCCACTTACTATTAACGCTCCATATCTTATAGAGAATCCAGATCTGTGCAGATCTGTTCAAAATCTGACGGTGCTTGTTGTTTTTAATACGGCGACAGATCACTTTGAACGCAGGCAGGCAATCCGAAATACGTGGACAAACGATTCGTACTACTCTGATCTAGCCACAGTAAGGGTGCTATTTCTGCTTGGTAGAACTACCAATCGTATTGTTCAAGCTGGCATAGAGATGGAGTTTAAAGAGCATAAAGACATCTTGCAAGGCGATTTTATAGACTCGTACTACAACCTTACGCATAAAGGTGTAATGGGCTTCAAATGGATCACGGAAAGGTGCCGTAATGCAGATATGATTCTTAAAATGGACGATGACATTCTAGtcaacatgtttatttatttatacagactAAGGCATGTCAAAGCTGTGCAAACGACGAATGTTTACTGTGATTATCAACCTGGTATTATTTCTCGAGATAGTAAATATAAATGGTATGCCGGTGAAAATCATTTTAGAGGAGTAAAAAGTTACCTAAGTTTTTGTAAGGGTAAATTTGTGAGTATGACAAATGACATAATGCCGTCGTTATATTTGTCTGCATCCAAGACACCATTTTTCCACCTTGACGATGTTCTACTGTTTGGATATGTGATGCACAAAGTACCTGGCCTCCATTATCAAACACTTGCAGAAGAAGACATGCAAGACAACAGTTTAGAAGCTAAGCAATGTTTGAATATTAAACGAGAAAAGTGTCCTTACTTTGTCATTCAAGTGGGTAGTGTAGTTGACATGGCAGATATATGGTCtacaattttgaaacatttcaagTAA